From the genome of Papaver somniferum cultivar HN1 chromosome 2, ASM357369v1, whole genome shotgun sequence, one region includes:
- the LOC113348434 gene encoding serine--tRNA ligase-like, which yields MLDINLFREDKGGNPEIIRESQRRRFGSVELVDEVIRLDIEWRQRQFELDNLRKDLNKISKEVGKLKISGEDATGKIKSSEECKQSIAAKDAEVQAAKDLLYSKLDLIGNLVHDSVPVDNDEANNLVVRTWGEKRTEPKLKNHVELVELLGIADLKKGANVAGGRGFYLKGVGVLLNQALINFGFAFLGKRNYTLLQTPFFMRKDIMAKCAQLAQFDEELYKVTGEGDDKYLIATAEQPLCAYHLDDWIHPTQLPIRYAGYSTCFRKEAGSHGRDTLGIFRVHQFEKVEQFCMTSPNATDSWEMHEEMIKNSEDFYKELNLPYQVVSIVSGALNDAAAKKYDLEAHFPASNAYRELVSCSNCTDFQSRRLEIRFGQKKSNDQVKQYCHLLNSTLTATERTICCILENYQKEDGVEIPAALQPFMGGLTFIPFQTPPTVEGKGKKK from the exons ATGTTAGACATCAATCTATTTAGAGAAGACAAAGGAGGCAACCCAGAAATCATCCGCGAATCTCAACGTCGAAGATTTGGAAGTGTTGAACTCGTCGATGAGGTTATACGCCTAGACATAGAATGGCGTCAAC gtCAATTCGAATTGGATAATTTGAGGAAAGATTTAAATAAGATCAGCAAAGAAGTTGGGAAACTTAAAATT TCTGGTGAAGATGCTACTGGAAAGATTAAAAGCTCAGAGGAGTGCAAGCAGTCGATAGCTGCCAAGGATGCTGAAGTACAAGCAGCAAAAGATTTGTTGTATTCTAAGTTGGATTTGATTGGAAACTTAGTTCATGATTCTGTTCCTGTTGACAATGATGAG GCTAATAATTTGGTAGTCCGAACATGGGGAGAGAAAAGGACAGAACCTAAGTTGAAAAATCACGTTGAACTTGTTGAGCTTCTTGGAATTGCTGATCTCAAGAAAG GTGCTAATGTTGCTGGAGGAAGAGGTTTCTACTTGAAAGGAGTTGGGGTACTTCTTAATCAGGCACTTATCAATTTTGGTTTTGCATTCTTGGGAAAGCGGAACTATACCCTTCTACAAACTCCATTCTTCATGAGAAAAGATATAATGGCAAAGTGTGCTCAGCTAGCTCAATTCGACGAAGAACTTTACAAA GTCACAGGTGAGGGAGATGATAAGTATCTGATTGCCACAGCTGAACAGCCACTGTGTGCATATCATCTAGATGATTGGATCCATCCTACACAACTGCCAATAAG ATATGCAGGGTACTCTACTTGTTTCCGCAAAGAAGCTGGTTCACATGGTCGAGATACTTTAGGTATTTTCCGAGTTCATCAGTTCGAGAAGGTAGAACAATTTTGCATGACCAGCCCAAATGCTACCGACTCCTGGGAAATGCACGAGGAAATGATTAAAAACTCTGAGGACTTCTACAAGGAG CTAAACTTGCCCTATCAAGTTGTTTCCATTGTTTCGGGTGCTTTGAATGATGCAGCTGCGAAGAAGTACGATCTTGAAGCACATTTTCCTGCCTCAAATGCATACAGAGAGCTAGTTTCTTGCTCAAACTGTACCGACTTCCAGTCTAGAAGATTGGAAATCCGATTTGGGCAGAAAAAG AGCAATGACCAAGTGAAACAGTACTGTCACCTGCTAAACTCAACCCTGACAGCAACAGAGAGGACCATTTGTTGCATCCTTGAGAATTATCAGAAGGAAGATGGTGTTGAGATTCCAGCAGCTTTACAACCCTTCATGGGTGGCTTGACCTTCATCCCGTTCCAAACTCCTCCAACAGTTGAAGGCAAAGGGAAGAAAAAGTAG
- the LOC113351628 gene encoding uncharacterized protein LOC113351628, whose protein sequence is MEDDAAVFIQSSKADQSDPSAQNHTKKLPDCNLTKVVFKYVCANDESQNDNRPSTPLIRKQLKETAKSTYGVRASGICFVETSLFKEHIRSLMDSALDALNIKDLKITHIAKIEDFSPYDNLGTGCGLRVFLDQVFQIRTWETLTIDDDDKHLLVMILSELKRNGFDFTNDSMTLQNISEAVERAKTRKINTVKLNLPVPLLVNLIRVRLSVGENVLNLIYLYYQVAMNLIEKPRFSSCSYNFGHHWSWCSLHPFLLQETKSLIRLQELQDIQTHLSLK, encoded by the exons CTCAAAAGCAGATCAAAGTGATCCAAGTGCGCAG AACCATACCAAGAAACTTCCTGATTGCAACCTAACAAAGGTAGTTTTCAAGTATGTATGCGCAAATGATGAGTCTCAAAATGACAATAGGCCCTCCACCCCACTAATAAGAAAG CAACTTAAGGAGACTGCAAAGTCAACCTATGGAGTAAGAGCATCAGGCATCTGTTTTGTAGAAACTTCACTTTTTAAAGAACATATAAGAAGTTTGATGGATAGTGCACTTGATGCTCTAAATATAAAAGACCTCAAGATTACTCATATTGCAAAAATTGAAGACTTCTCTCCCTATGACAATTTAGGCACTGGATGCGGACTTCGAGTCTTTCTTGATCAAGTATTTCAGATTCGTACTTGG GAAACATTGACCATCGATGATGATGATAAGCACTTGCTGGTAATGATTTTGAGCGAGTTAAAGAGAAATGGATTTGACTTCACAAACGATTCAATGACACTCCAGAATATTTCTGAAGCAGTTGAGAGGGCAAAGACGCGAAAGATAAATACAGTCAAACTTAATCTGCCAGTTCCCCTGCTGGTGAACCTGATACGAGTACGACTATCAGTTGGGGAGAATGTGCTGAATCTGATCTACCTATACTATCAAGTTGCA ATGAATTTGATTGAGAAACCTAGATTTAGTAGTTGTAGCTACAACTTTGGTCACCATTGGAGCTGGTGCAGTTTACATCCTTTTCTCTTGCAAGAAACCAAAAGCTTGATTAGACTGCAAGAACTTCAAGATATTCAAACTCATCTTAGCCTCAAGTGA